The following are encoded together in the Lycium ferocissimum isolate CSIRO_LF1 unplaced genomic scaffold, AGI_CSIRO_Lferr_CH_V1 ctg6374, whole genome shotgun sequence genome:
- the LOC132045227 gene encoding uncharacterized protein LOC132045227: MTPPPTGFSRDSASFYASSNGPSNRPFSASSSSNGLSQHKPQFYPQKVNFDLRKSSSPTNSSLYCKYCKRTGHVMEKCHRLHGYPADFKFTKNKRSNDRTAACVQIDTPPSNKSVTPMNSLVLPVLILLHMGSAQSNTNTLCIYSNSHKVHLQTKLALPILQGPSLKRPLEIGRATHGLYLLLSDLLPDSTIVHSISNIPAVPHGTSDLVCNSSSSINPSTVCDESTITCNVSVLPCKNHDVVNKVDLFWY, translated from the exons atgacaccACCACCTACTGGATTTTCTAGAGACTCAGCATCCTTTTATGCTTCATCCAATGGTCCTTCCAATAGACCATTCTCTGCTTCATCTTCTAGCAATGGTCTCTCTCAGCATAAACCACAATTTTACCCTCAGAAAGTAAATTTTGATCTAAGAAAATCTAGTTCTCCAACAAACTCCTCCTTATATTGCAAGTACTGTAAAAGAACTGGTCATGTTATGGAGAAGTGTCACAGATTACATGGCTATCCTGCTGATTTCAAGTTTACAAAGAACAAGAGATCAAATGACAGGACTGCTGCTTGCGTACAAATTGACACTCCTCCTTCTAATAAATCTGTCACCCCTATGAATTCCCTAGTGTTGCCAGTGCTGATTTTACTCCATATGGGTTCAGCCCAGAGCAATACCAACACATTATGCATCTATTCCAACAGCCACAAGGTTCATCTACAGACCAAGTTGGCTTTGCCAATTTTGCAG GGCCCTTCTTTAAAGAGGCCACTGGAAATTGGTAGAGCAACACATGGTTTATATCTTTTGCTGTCTGATTTACTTCCAGATTCTACTATTGTtcattccatttccaatatTCCAGCTGTGCCTCATGGAACCTCTGATCTTGTTTGTAATAGTTCTTCATCTATAAATCCAAGTACTGTTTGTGATGAATCCACTATTACTTGTAATGTTTCTGTTCTTCCTTGTAAAAATcatgatgttgttaataaagTGGATTTGTTTTGGTATTAA